The Helianthus annuus cultivar XRQ/B chromosome 16, HanXRQr2.0-SUNRISE, whole genome shotgun sequence genome includes a window with the following:
- the LOC110919175 gene encoding uncharacterized protein LOC110919175: protein MTVGSDGRAVVVAGGWQRRQAVAEVGSGDGQWWCRCSVERVTVVGGCGGGWRLSAAVVDGGGGGRWWRVTAGVVERRHGMAVAVVAGGYWQRWWVVVVASGGLDVDEEG from the exons ATGACGGTGGGTAGCGATGGTCGGGCAGTGGTTGTTGCAGGCGGGTGGCAGCGACGACAG gcGGTGGCCGAGGTCGGTAGTGGTGATGGTCAGTGGTGGTGTCGGTGTTCAGTGGAGAGGGTGACGGTGGTTGGTGGATGCGGCGGGGGGTGGCGGTTGTCGGCGGCGGTTGTtgacggtggtggcggtggtcggtggtggAGGGTGACGGCGGGGGTGGTCGAGCGACGACACGGGATGGCGGTGGCTGTTGTTGCCGGTGGGTATTGGCAacgatggtgggtggtggtggtggcgagtGGTGGGTTGGATGTTGATGAAGAAGGGTGA